A region from the Mycolicibacterium litorale genome encodes:
- a CDS encoding VIT1/CCC1 transporter family protein yields MADEHPAGARTWRPHEFDQRHGDVSGGWLRAATFGAMDGLVSNTALIAGIGAAADAHAVIVGGFAGLASGAFSMALGEYTSVRTANEQIESEVLVERRAFRRHPQAEKAELVDMLTEMGMVDATARQAADEIHRDENRAVNFHLVQEIGVDPSEKPSPYVAAISSFLMFAIGALIPLLPFLLGFESLWAGLVCGGLGLMVAGALASRFTRKSMWLASTRQLVLGAVAIAATYLVGALVGTVVT; encoded by the coding sequence ATGGCAGACGAGCATCCGGCCGGCGCACGCACCTGGCGGCCGCACGAATTCGACCAACGGCACGGCGACGTCAGCGGCGGCTGGTTGCGGGCAGCCACGTTCGGTGCGATGGACGGCCTGGTGTCCAACACCGCGTTGATCGCGGGTATCGGAGCGGCGGCCGACGCGCACGCGGTGATCGTCGGCGGATTCGCCGGGCTGGCCTCGGGCGCGTTCTCGATGGCGCTCGGCGAGTACACCTCGGTGCGCACCGCCAACGAGCAGATCGAGTCCGAGGTGCTCGTCGAACGGCGCGCCTTCCGCAGGCATCCGCAGGCCGAGAAGGCCGAACTGGTCGACATGCTCACGGAGATGGGCATGGTCGACGCCACCGCCCGACAGGCCGCCGACGAAATCCACCGCGACGAGAACCGCGCGGTCAACTTCCACCTCGTCCAGGAGATCGGGGTCGACCCGAGCGAGAAGCCCTCGCCGTACGTCGCGGCGATCTCGTCGTTCCTGATGTTCGCGATCGGCGCGCTGATCCCGTTGCTGCCGTTCCTGCTCGGCTTCGAATCGCTGTGGGCGGGCCTTGTGTGCGGCGGGCTGGGACTGATGGTCGCCGGCGCGCTCGCCTCCCGGTTCACCCGCAAGTCGATGTGGTTGGCCTCGACACGGCAGCTGGTGCTCGGGGCCGTGGCGATCGCCGCCACCTACCTGGTGGGTGCGTTGGTGGGCACCGTCGTCACCTAG
- a CDS encoding LppP/LprE family lipoprotein produces the protein MRLVLAVLMSAGLLAAGCGWSPPGAAPPKPDTCTPDDGPAPDTVQRAISSTPPAVPGATWTEVANGHTTDCRLYWVQIGPAPTQPNGAQPDSPQQVLFFDGNTALGPATPEPRPYVSVLTGGEDTVEVQYQWRQGDEAPCCPTGIGTVRFRIGQDGKLEALDPIPNS, from the coding sequence ATGCGGCTCGTCCTGGCAGTGCTCATGTCCGCAGGTCTGCTGGCGGCGGGGTGCGGGTGGAGTCCGCCAGGCGCCGCGCCGCCCAAACCCGACACCTGCACACCGGACGACGGGCCCGCCCCCGACACCGTGCAGCGCGCGATCAGCAGCACCCCACCGGCCGTACCGGGGGCCACGTGGACCGAGGTGGCCAACGGTCACACCACCGACTGCCGGCTGTACTGGGTGCAGATCGGCCCGGCGCCGACCCAACCGAACGGCGCGCAGCCCGACAGCCCGCAGCAGGTGCTGTTCTTCGACGGCAACACCGCGCTGGGCCCGGCGACGCCGGAACCGCGACCCTACGTCTCGGTCCTGACCGGCGGCGAGGACACCGTCGAGGTGCAGTACCAGTGGCGCCAGGGTGACGAGGCGCCGTGCTGCCCGACGGGGATCGGCACCGTGCGGTTCCGCATCGGCCAGGACGGCAAGCTCGAGGCGCTCGACCCGATTCCCAACAGCTAG
- a CDS encoding MFS transporter: MWRQPKAVWAVAFASVVAFMGIGLVDPILKPIADNLQASPSQVSLLFTSYMAVMGVAMLITGVVSSRIGPKRTLLLGLVVIIAGAGLAGMSGTVMEIVGWRALWGLGNALFIATALATIVSSARGSVAQAIILYEAALGLGIAVGPLVGGVLGEISWRGPFFGVSALMVIAVVVTAILLPATPRAERATTLADPFRALRHRGLLGVSITALLYNFGFFTLLAFTPFPLDMSAQQIGFIFFGWGVALAFTSVVAAPRLQHRFGTVPTLIVNLLAMTATLVVMAVGTDSKAVLATCVVVAGLFIGVNNTLITETVMKAAPVERAVASAAYSFLRFGGAAVAPWLAGVLGEQINVHLPYWVGAGAVLVAAGVLALSRKHLHGIDAEEDELSERTDEARAVTVGSES, encoded by the coding sequence ATGTGGCGCCAACCCAAAGCCGTCTGGGCCGTTGCCTTCGCCTCCGTCGTGGCGTTCATGGGCATCGGCCTGGTGGACCCCATTCTCAAACCGATCGCCGACAACCTGCAGGCCTCGCCGTCTCAGGTGTCGCTGCTGTTCACCAGCTACATGGCGGTGATGGGTGTGGCGATGCTGATCACCGGCGTGGTCTCCAGCCGCATCGGCCCCAAGCGCACGTTGCTGCTCGGCCTGGTGGTGATCATCGCGGGCGCGGGGCTGGCCGGGATGAGCGGCACGGTCATGGAGATCGTCGGCTGGCGCGCGCTGTGGGGGCTCGGCAACGCGCTGTTCATCGCGACCGCGCTGGCCACCATCGTCAGTTCGGCGCGCGGATCGGTGGCGCAGGCGATCATCCTCTACGAGGCCGCGCTCGGCCTCGGCATCGCCGTCGGACCTCTCGTGGGCGGTGTTCTCGGTGAGATCTCTTGGCGCGGACCGTTTTTCGGCGTCTCGGCCCTGATGGTCATCGCGGTGGTGGTCACGGCGATCCTGCTGCCCGCCACACCGCGGGCCGAACGGGCCACCACCCTGGCCGACCCGTTCCGCGCGCTGCGCCACCGCGGGTTGCTGGGCGTGTCGATCACCGCGCTGCTCTACAACTTCGGGTTCTTCACGCTGCTGGCGTTCACACCGTTCCCGCTCGACATGAGCGCCCAGCAGATCGGTTTCATCTTCTTCGGCTGGGGTGTGGCGCTCGCCTTCACCTCCGTCGTCGCCGCGCCGCGTCTGCAGCACCGGTTCGGCACCGTGCCCACGTTGATCGTGAACCTGCTGGCGATGACGGCGACGCTGGTCGTGATGGCCGTCGGCACGGACAGCAAGGCCGTGCTGGCGACGTGCGTGGTGGTGGCCGGGCTGTTCATCGGCGTCAACAACACGCTGATCACCGAGACCGTGATGAAGGCCGCCCCGGTCGAGCGGGCGGTCGCCTCGGCCGCGTACAGCTTCCTGCGCTTCGGCGGCGCGGCGGTCGCGCCGTGGCTGGCGGGCGTGCTGGGTGAGCAGATCAACGTGCACCTGCCGTACTGGGTGGGTGCCGGTGCGGTGCTCGTCGCCGCCGGCGTGCTGGCGCTGAGCCGCAAACACCTGCACGGCATCGACGCCGAGGAAGACGAACTGTCCGAACGCACCGACGAGGCGCGCGCCGTGACGGTCGGCAGCGAAAGCTGA
- a CDS encoding MarR family winged helix-turn-helix transcriptional regulator, producing MVAMTSPATQDPAVAGGEHLGADLLAVVARLNRLATQRARLPLPWAQARLLSTIEDRGEARISDLAALDHCSQPTMTTQVRRLEDAGLVTRTTDPADARAVLIRITDDGRRVLTQARIDRAAAINPRLEQLSSQDRETLAAAVDVIKRLLAQSDS from the coding sequence ATGGTCGCCATGACCTCTCCTGCCACCCAGGATCCCGCCGTGGCCGGCGGCGAGCATCTCGGTGCCGATCTGCTGGCGGTTGTCGCCCGGCTCAACCGGCTGGCCACTCAGCGTGCGCGGTTGCCGCTGCCCTGGGCGCAAGCCCGGCTGCTGTCGACCATCGAGGACCGGGGCGAGGCCCGCATCTCCGATCTGGCGGCCCTCGATCACTGTTCGCAACCGACCATGACCACGCAGGTGCGTCGGCTCGAAGACGCCGGCCTGGTCACCAGGACCACCGATCCCGCGGATGCGCGGGCAGTGCTGATCCGCATCACCGATGACGGCCGCAGGGTGCTGACCCAGGCCCGCATCGACCGCGCCGCGGCGATCAATCCGCGGCTGGAGCAACTCTCCTCCCAGGACCGCGAGACGCTCGCCGCCGCCGTCGACGTCATCAAGCGGTTGCTCGCCCAATCCGACAGCTGA
- a CDS encoding TldD/PmbA family protein, with product MTAPRRVDADFLALPRQQLADAALSAALAAGASYADLRIHAITSELVQLRDGELETAVIDREIGLAVRVIVDGTWGFASHAELDPTVAADTARRAVSVATTLAPLNAERIELAPEPVYRDVTWVSNYRVDPFTVSAADKIAVLGEYSGRLLAADGVDHVSAGLHTAKEQTFYADTFGSSITQQRVRVLPTLEAVAVDTAAGTFETMRTLAPPTAQGWEVVAGDDVWNWTDELAQLPSLLAEKTKAPSVAAGPTDLVIDPSNLWLTIHESIGHATEYDRAIGYEAAYAGTSFATPDQLGTMRYGSPVMNVTADRTVEYGLASIGFDDEGVRAQSWDLVRDGVFVGYQLDRVFAPRLGVARSNGCSYADSPHHVPIQRMANVSLQPAAEDIGTDDLISRVEDGLYIVGDKSWSIDMQRYNFQFTGQRFFRIRDGRLDGQVRDVAYQATTTEFWGALEAVGGPSTWRLGGAFNCGKAQPGQVAAVSHGCPSALFRGINVLNTREEAGR from the coding sequence GTGACAGCGCCCCGACGTGTTGACGCCGACTTCCTCGCCCTGCCACGACAACAACTGGCTGACGCGGCGTTGTCGGCTGCGCTGGCCGCCGGAGCCAGCTACGCCGACCTGAGGATCCACGCGATCACCAGCGAACTGGTCCAGTTGCGCGACGGGGAACTGGAGACCGCTGTGATCGACCGCGAGATCGGGCTGGCGGTACGGGTGATCGTCGACGGCACATGGGGGTTCGCGTCGCACGCCGAACTGGACCCGACGGTGGCCGCCGACACCGCCCGCCGCGCCGTGTCGGTGGCGACCACGCTGGCCCCGCTCAACGCCGAACGCATCGAACTGGCGCCAGAACCGGTCTACCGCGACGTCACCTGGGTGTCGAACTACCGCGTGGACCCGTTCACCGTCTCGGCGGCCGACAAGATCGCGGTGCTCGGCGAGTACTCCGGCAGACTGCTGGCCGCCGACGGTGTGGACCACGTGTCGGCCGGCCTGCACACCGCCAAGGAACAGACCTTCTACGCCGACACGTTCGGGTCCTCGATCACCCAGCAGCGGGTGCGGGTGCTGCCCACCCTGGAGGCCGTCGCGGTCGACACCGCCGCGGGCACCTTCGAGACCATGCGCACCCTGGCGCCGCCCACCGCGCAGGGGTGGGAGGTCGTCGCCGGTGACGACGTGTGGAACTGGACCGACGAACTGGCTCAGCTGCCGTCGCTGCTGGCCGAGAAGACCAAGGCCCCCAGCGTGGCGGCCGGCCCCACCGATCTGGTGATCGACCCCTCCAATCTGTGGCTGACGATCCACGAATCCATCGGCCACGCCACCGAATACGACCGCGCCATCGGCTACGAGGCCGCCTACGCCGGCACGTCGTTCGCCACCCCGGACCAACTCGGCACCATGCGCTACGGTTCGCCGGTGATGAACGTCACCGCCGACCGCACCGTCGAATACGGTTTGGCCTCAATCGGATTCGATGACGAAGGAGTGCGTGCGCAGAGCTGGGACCTGGTGCGCGACGGCGTCTTCGTCGGCTATCAACTCGACCGGGTGTTCGCTCCGCGCCTCGGTGTGGCCCGGTCCAACGGGTGCTCCTACGCCGATTCGCCGCACCACGTGCCGATCCAGCGGATGGCCAACGTGTCGTTGCAGCCGGCAGCCGAGGACATCGGCACCGACGACCTCATCTCCCGTGTCGAGGACGGCCTCTACATCGTGGGCGACAAGAGCTGGTCGATCGACATGCAGCGCTACAACTTCCAGTTCACCGGCCAGCGGTTCTTCCGGATCCGCGACGGCCGCCTCGACGGCCAGGTGCGCGACGTGGCGTATCAGGCCACGACCACGGAGTTCTGGGGTGCCCTGGAGGCGGTCGGGGGACCGTCGACGTGGCGCCTCGGCGGGGCGTTCAACTGCGGCAAGGCCCAACCGGGCCAGGTCGCGGCGGTGAGCCACGGTTGCCCATCGGCGCTGTTCCGCGGGATCAACGTGCTCAACACCCGTGAGGAGGCGGGCCGGTGA
- a CDS encoding metallopeptidase TldD-related protein: protein MIGPQEVVDAVLAEAARRGRADETIVLVTDRADASLRWAGNSMTTNGESVSRSTTVISVVRKGDSAHVGSVRSSEVEPAAIAALVAASQDAALAAPEARDSAPPLPATDTPPDWEAPVPVTGAEVFASVAGSLVRGFRGEDALYGFARHELETTFVATSTGLRRRYTEPTGSVEINAKRGGASAWAGISTPDFLDVPTDSMLEDLSMRLGWAQRTVELPAGRYETIMPPSTVADMMIYLTWTMDGRGAQEGRTALSAPGGTRVGEKLTDLPLTLYSDPAAPGLACTPFVVAATSSERVSVFDNGMDIDRVDWLRDGVVNALAYPRAAAAEFGQPVAVPAGNLVMTGGTAEMADMIAATERGLLLTTLWYIREVDPTVLLLTGLTRDGVYLIEDGEVSAAVNNFRFNESPLDLLRRATEAGMSERTLPREWGDWATRAVMPTLRIPDFHMSSVSQAQ, encoded by the coding sequence GTGATCGGGCCGCAGGAAGTCGTCGACGCCGTCCTCGCCGAAGCGGCCCGCCGCGGCCGGGCCGACGAGACGATCGTGCTCGTCACCGATCGTGCCGACGCGTCGCTGCGATGGGCCGGCAACTCCATGACCACCAACGGTGAATCGGTCAGCCGCAGCACGACCGTGATCTCGGTGGTGCGCAAGGGCGACAGCGCACACGTCGGGTCGGTGCGGTCCAGTGAGGTGGAACCGGCAGCGATCGCGGCACTGGTCGCCGCGTCGCAGGACGCCGCGCTGGCCGCACCCGAGGCCCGCGACAGCGCACCGCCGCTGCCCGCGACGGACACACCGCCGGACTGGGAGGCGCCGGTCCCGGTCACCGGCGCTGAGGTGTTCGCCTCCGTGGCAGGCAGTCTCGTGCGCGGATTCCGCGGTGAGGACGCGCTCTACGGCTTCGCCCGGCACGAGTTGGAGACGACGTTCGTCGCGACCTCGACGGGACTGCGCCGGCGGTACACCGAGCCCACCGGATCGGTGGAGATCAACGCCAAACGTGGCGGCGCCAGCGCGTGGGCGGGCATCAGCACACCCGACTTCCTCGACGTGCCAACAGATTCCATGCTCGAGGACCTGTCGATGCGGCTGGGATGGGCGCAGCGCACAGTCGAGTTGCCCGCGGGCCGCTACGAGACGATCATGCCGCCGTCGACCGTCGCGGACATGATGATCTACCTGACGTGGACCATGGACGGCCGCGGCGCGCAGGAGGGCCGCACCGCGCTGTCGGCGCCCGGCGGCACCCGGGTGGGGGAGAAGTTGACCGATCTGCCGCTGACGCTCTACTCCGACCCCGCGGCGCCCGGGCTGGCGTGCACGCCGTTCGTGGTGGCGGCGACCTCCTCGGAGCGGGTGTCGGTGTTCGACAACGGGATGGACATCGACCGGGTGGACTGGCTGCGCGACGGTGTGGTCAACGCGCTGGCCTACCCGCGGGCGGCCGCCGCGGAGTTCGGCCAACCGGTCGCGGTGCCGGCCGGAAACCTGGTGATGACCGGGGGGACCGCCGAGATGGCCGACATGATCGCCGCCACCGAGCGCGGCCTGCTGCTCACCACGCTGTGGTACATCCGGGAGGTCGATCCGACGGTGCTGCTGCTGACCGGGCTGACCCGTGACGGGGTGTACCTCATCGAGGACGGTGAGGTGAGCGCGGCGGTGAACAACTTCCGGTTCAACGAGAGCCCGCTGGATCTGCTGCGCCGCGCCACGGAGGCGGGGATGAGCGAGCGGACGTTGCCGCGGGAATGGGGCGACTGGGCGACGCGGGCAGTGATGCCGACGTTGCGGATTCCCGACTTCCACATGTCGTCGGTCAGTCAGGCGCAATAA
- a CDS encoding acyl-CoA dehydrogenase encodes MTTTAEHLRNALDGRWRDVKNDMREKLSHEVFKPHYTPNTVIARTKVNEQLRIMAAEGAAEDGFAKEHGGNGNVGAAITQIEMLAMSDLSLMVKAGVQWGLFGGAVENLGTERHHQQYVRRIIECDLLGCFAMTETGHGSDVQSIETTATYDPATQEFVVNSPTPTARKDYIGGAAQTARMAAVFAQLITHEDGEPVNHGVHCVLVPIRDEDGNDLPGVTTSDCDYKGGLPGVDNGRIVFDNVRVPRENLLNRYGDVSEDGTYTSPIENPNRRFFTMLGTLIRGRVTVGGSGAAAARVALDIATRYALQRKQFSAPDGGEVVIMDYLVHQRRLLPLIARSYALQFAQNELVAKCHELQSSDNPDAEEQRELEARAAGLKAANTWHASRAIQEAREACGGAGYLAENRLIGLRGDIDVFTTFEGDNHVLTQLVAKELLTAYADDVKGMSPMEWVRFAANTVGTRVMKRTAAETIMQTILDTRQDNEEEGSLFNRGTQVQMFEDREEYMLSSVARRLQGKSKEMSAFDAFNSVQDHVLHTAQAHIDRIILEAFVAGIEACEDEEAKRILGMVCDLYALSVIEDDKAWFIEHRFLSTERAKAVTRGINERCRSLRPYAELLVDGFGVPEQLRYAAMMDPKELLSPEPA; translated from the coding sequence ATGACCACCACTGCGGAGCATCTGCGAAACGCCCTCGACGGCCGCTGGCGTGACGTGAAGAACGACATGCGGGAGAAGCTCTCCCACGAGGTCTTCAAACCGCACTACACACCGAACACGGTGATCGCCCGCACCAAGGTGAACGAACAGCTACGGATCATGGCCGCCGAGGGCGCCGCCGAGGACGGCTTCGCCAAGGAGCACGGTGGCAACGGCAACGTCGGCGCCGCCATCACCCAGATCGAGATGCTGGCGATGAGCGACCTGTCGCTGATGGTCAAGGCCGGCGTGCAGTGGGGTCTGTTCGGCGGCGCGGTCGAGAACCTCGGCACCGAGCGGCATCACCAGCAGTACGTGCGCCGCATCATCGAATGCGATCTGCTCGGCTGCTTCGCGATGACCGAGACCGGACACGGCAGCGACGTGCAGTCGATCGAGACGACGGCGACCTACGATCCGGCCACCCAGGAGTTCGTCGTCAACTCCCCCACGCCGACCGCCCGCAAGGACTACATCGGCGGGGCCGCCCAGACCGCCCGCATGGCAGCGGTTTTCGCCCAGCTGATCACCCACGAAGACGGTGAGCCGGTCAATCACGGCGTGCACTGCGTGCTCGTGCCGATCCGCGACGAGGACGGCAACGACCTGCCGGGCGTCACCACGTCGGACTGCGACTACAAGGGCGGCCTGCCCGGCGTCGACAACGGCCGCATCGTCTTCGACAACGTGCGCGTCCCGCGGGAGAACCTGCTCAACCGCTACGGCGACGTCAGCGAGGACGGCACCTACACCTCGCCCATCGAGAACCCCAACCGGCGCTTCTTCACGATGCTGGGCACCCTGATCCGCGGGCGGGTCACCGTGGGCGGCAGCGGAGCCGCCGCGGCGCGCGTCGCCCTCGACATCGCCACCCGGTATGCGTTGCAGCGCAAGCAGTTCTCCGCTCCCGACGGCGGCGAGGTGGTCATCATGGACTACCTGGTGCATCAGCGCAGGCTGCTGCCGCTGATCGCCAGGTCATACGCCCTGCAGTTCGCGCAGAACGAGCTGGTCGCCAAATGCCACGAACTGCAGAGCTCCGACAATCCCGACGCCGAGGAGCAGCGCGAACTCGAAGCCCGCGCCGCCGGCCTGAAGGCGGCCAACACCTGGCATGCCAGCCGGGCGATCCAGGAGGCACGCGAAGCCTGCGGCGGCGCAGGCTATCTCGCGGAGAACCGGCTGATCGGCTTGCGTGGCGACATCGACGTGTTCACCACCTTCGAGGGTGACAACCACGTGCTCACGCAGTTGGTCGCCAAGGAGTTGTTGACCGCCTACGCCGACGACGTCAAGGGTATGAGCCCGATGGAGTGGGTCCGCTTCGCGGCCAACACCGTCGGCACGCGCGTGATGAAACGCACTGCGGCCGAGACGATCATGCAGACCATCCTCGACACCCGCCAGGACAACGAGGAAGAGGGCAGCCTGTTCAACCGCGGCACCCAGGTCCAGATGTTCGAGGACCGCGAGGAGTACATGCTGTCCTCCGTCGCGCGCCGGCTGCAGGGCAAGTCCAAGGAGATGTCGGCGTTCGACGCGTTCAACTCCGTGCAGGACCACGTGCTGCACACTGCGCAGGCCCACATCGACCGGATCATCCTCGAGGCGTTCGTCGCCGGAATCGAGGCGTGTGAGGACGAAGAAGCCAAGCGCATCCTCGGGATGGTGTGTGATCTGTACGCGCTGTCGGTGATCGAAGACGACAAGGCGTGGTTCATCGAACACCGCTTCCTGTCCACCGAGCGCGCCAAGGCGGTCACCCGCGGCATCAACGAGCGCTGCCGGTCGCTGCGGCCCTACGCCGAGTTGCTCGTCGACGGGTTCGGCGTCCCCGAACAGCTGCGGTACGCGGCGATGATGGACCCCAAGGAACTGTTGTCGCCGGAGCCGGCCTAG
- a CDS encoding ABC transporter ATP-binding protein — protein sequence MTATRTPSQPRRAGSLQPGELAQASVMAALCAATAIIAVVVPFAAALSLLGTVPMGLLAYRYRLRVLLAATVAGATIAFLIAGMGGMMSVIDCAYIGGLTGIVKRRGRGTPTVFVAALIAGTAFGAAAVAALAVLSRLRNLIFDSLTANINGVAAILTRIPNMEGTAEQLKRDFATALDYWPLVIGGSGVFSITMVTLIGWWALSRVLGRLVGIPDVHKLEASAESGPVSPVPTRLRDVRFRYPNTEQDALGPVSLSVEPGEHLAITGANGSGKTTLMLVLAGREPTAGTVERPGAVGLGRLGGTAVVMQHPESQVLGTRVADDVVWGLPPGTATDVPTLLSEVGLDGMEERDTGGLSGGELQRLAVAAALARQPALLIADEVTSMVDQQGREGVIQVLSGLTEHHDMSLVHITHYNDEANVADRTINLTGNGGAADNTDMVETADAPVGTTPVADTDAAPVLELVGVGHEYGSGTPWAKTALRDIDFSVCEGDGLLIHGLNGSGKSTLAWIMAGLTVPTTGECLLDGRPVSDQVGAVAISFQAARLQLMRSHVDREIASVAGFSPHDRDRVVQALATVGLDPAMASRRIDQLSGGQMRRVVLAGLLARSPRALILDEPLAGLDAASQRGLLRLITDLRRNAGLTVVVISHDFSGLEELCPRTLHLRDGVLAPASATAGGLS from the coding sequence ATGACCGCAACCCGCACGCCGAGCCAGCCTCGACGCGCCGGATCGTTGCAGCCCGGTGAACTCGCGCAGGCCTCCGTGATGGCGGCGCTGTGCGCGGCGACGGCGATCATCGCCGTCGTCGTCCCGTTCGCGGCAGCGTTGTCCCTGCTCGGCACGGTACCGATGGGTCTGCTGGCCTACCGCTACCGTCTGCGCGTGCTCCTGGCCGCCACGGTCGCCGGGGCCACCATCGCGTTCCTCATCGCCGGGATGGGCGGCATGATGTCGGTGATCGACTGCGCCTACATCGGCGGGTTGACCGGCATCGTCAAACGTCGTGGCCGCGGCACCCCCACGGTCTTCGTCGCCGCCCTGATCGCCGGCACCGCCTTCGGCGCGGCTGCGGTCGCGGCGCTGGCCGTGCTGTCGCGCCTGCGCAACCTGATCTTCGATTCGCTGACCGCCAACATCAACGGGGTCGCCGCGATCCTGACGCGGATCCCCAACATGGAGGGCACCGCCGAACAGCTCAAACGCGACTTCGCGACGGCGCTGGACTACTGGCCGCTGGTCATCGGCGGATCCGGCGTCTTCAGCATCACGATGGTGACGCTGATCGGCTGGTGGGCGCTGTCACGGGTCCTCGGCCGGCTGGTCGGCATCCCCGATGTCCACAAGCTCGAGGCCTCCGCCGAGAGCGGGCCCGTCTCACCGGTGCCCACCCGGCTGCGCGATGTGCGGTTCCGCTACCCCAACACCGAGCAGGACGCGCTGGGCCCGGTGTCGCTGTCGGTGGAACCGGGCGAACACCTCGCGATCACCGGCGCCAACGGGTCGGGCAAGACGACGCTCATGCTGGTGCTGGCCGGACGCGAACCCACCGCCGGCACCGTCGAACGGCCCGGCGCGGTCGGGCTCGGCCGCCTGGGCGGCACCGCCGTCGTCATGCAGCATCCCGAGAGCCAGGTGCTGGGCACCCGCGTCGCCGATGACGTCGTCTGGGGTCTGCCGCCGGGCACCGCCACCGACGTCCCGACGCTGCTGTCGGAAGTCGGCCTCGACGGGATGGAGGAGCGCGACACCGGCGGACTCTCCGGCGGAGAACTGCAGCGGCTCGCCGTCGCGGCCGCGCTGGCCCGCCAACCCGCACTGCTCATCGCCGACGAGGTCACCAGCATGGTGGACCAGCAGGGCCGCGAAGGCGTCATCCAGGTGCTGTCCGGGCTGACCGAACACCACGACATGTCGCTGGTGCACATCACCCACTACAACGACGAGGCGAATGTCGCCGACCGCACCATCAACCTCACCGGCAACGGCGGCGCGGCCGACAACACCGACATGGTGGAGACCGCCGACGCGCCGGTCGGCACCACACCCGTCGCCGACACCGACGCGGCACCGGTGCTCGAACTGGTCGGTGTCGGACACGAATACGGCAGCGGAACCCCGTGGGCCAAGACGGCGCTGCGCGACATCGACTTCTCGGTGTGTGAGGGCGACGGCCTGCTGATCCACGGGCTCAACGGCTCCGGGAAATCGACCCTGGCCTGGATCATGGCGGGGCTGACCGTACCGACCACCGGCGAGTGCCTGCTCGACGGCCGACCGGTGTCCGATCAGGTCGGCGCGGTGGCCATCTCGTTCCAGGCGGCCCGGCTGCAGCTGATGCGCAGCCACGTCGACCGCGAGATCGCCTCGGTGGCGGGGTTCTCTCCGCACGACCGCGACCGCGTCGTGCAGGCACTGGCGACGGTCGGTCTCGACCCGGCGATGGCGTCGCGGCGGATCGACCAGCTCAGCGGCGGGCAGATGCGCCGTGTCGTGCTGGCCGGACTGTTGGCCCGATCACCGCGCGCGCTGATCCTCGACGAACCGCTGGCCGGGCTGGACGCGGCGAGCCAGCGCGGACTGCTGCGACTGATCACCGACCTGCGGCGCAACGCCGGGCTGACCGTCGTCGTCATCTCCCACGACTTCTCCGGGCTCGAGGAACTGTGCCCGCGCACCCTGCACCTGCGCGACGGCGTGCTGGCACCCGCGTCGGCCACCGCCGGAGGGTTGTCGTGA
- a CDS encoding energy-coupling factor transporter transmembrane component T family protein, with protein MTAPARKPRRPVVLLRPVPGRSVIHDLWAGTKLIAVAAIGVLLTFYPGWVPIASVALLVVVAARLAHIPRGALPSVPGWLWGLLFLGGLTATFGGGDPVVTLGSVDVGLGGLFNFLRITALSIVLLGLGAMVSWTTNVAEIAPAVAKLGRPLRAIRIPIDDWAVAIALALRAFPMLIDEFTTLYAARRLRPKQHLSSRKARRKRWLIEVVDMLAAAVTVALRRADEMGDAITARGGTGQISAAPSGPKTRDWITLVVIVVVCGAALAVELTVLPTSSAPT; from the coding sequence GTGACCGCGCCCGCGCGCAAACCGCGCCGGCCGGTGGTGCTGCTGCGGCCGGTGCCCGGCCGTTCGGTCATCCATGATCTGTGGGCGGGCACCAAGCTGATCGCCGTCGCCGCGATCGGGGTGCTGCTCACCTTCTATCCGGGCTGGGTTCCCATCGCGTCGGTGGCACTGCTGGTGGTGGTGGCCGCCCGGCTGGCGCACATCCCGCGCGGGGCACTGCCGTCGGTGCCCGGCTGGTTGTGGGGTCTGCTGTTCCTCGGCGGCCTGACGGCGACGTTCGGGGGCGGTGACCCCGTGGTGACGCTCGGATCCGTCGATGTCGGCCTCGGCGGGTTGTTCAACTTCCTGCGCATCACCGCGCTGTCGATCGTGCTCCTCGGACTCGGCGCGATGGTCTCGTGGACCACCAACGTCGCCGAGATCGCCCCGGCGGTCGCGAAACTGGGCCGGCCCCTGCGGGCAATCCGGATCCCGATCGACGACTGGGCGGTGGCGATCGCGCTGGCGTTGCGGGCATTCCCCATGCTCATCGACGAGTTCACGACGCTGTACGCGGCGCGACGGTTACGCCCCAAACAGCATCTGTCCAGCCGCAAGGCGCGGCGCAAGCGGTGGCTGATCGAGGTCGTCGACATGCTGGCCGCGGCGGTGACCGTCGCGCTGCGCCGCGCCGACGAGATGGGCGACGCGATCACCGCGCGCGGCGGGACGGGCCAGATCTCGGCGGCACCGTCGGGACCCAAGACGCGGGACTGGATCACCCTGGTGGTCATCGTCGTCGTGTGCGGGGCGGCGCTCGCGGTGGAGTTGACGGTGCTGCCGACCAGTTCGGCACCCACCTGA